In Platichthys flesus chromosome 20, fPlaFle2.1, whole genome shotgun sequence, a single genomic region encodes these proteins:
- the atp2a1l gene encoding ATPase sarcoplasmic/endoplasmic reticulum Ca2+ transporting 1, like isoform X1, which produces MENAHMKLPAECLTHFGVSEVSGLTPDQFKKNLDKYGYNELPAEIGKSVWELIVEQFEDLLVRILLLAACISFVLAWFEEGEETITAFVEPFVILLILIANAIVGVWQERNAEDAIEALKEYEPELGKVYRSDRKSVQIIKAREIVPGDIVEVSVGDKVPADIRLVTIKSTTLRVDQSILTGESVSVIKHTEAVPDIRAVNQDKKNMLFSGTNIAAGKAIGVVVSTGVSTEIGKIRDQMAATEQEKTPLQAKMDEFGEQLSKVISLICVAVWAINIGHFNDPVHGGSWIRGAVYYFKIAVALAVAAIPEGLPAVITTCLALGTRRMAKKNAIVRSLPSVETLGCTSVICSDKTGTLTTNQMCVTKMFIVKSVEGEHVDLDAFDISGSKYTPEGEVSQGGAKTNCSAYDGLVELSTICSLCNDSSLDYNETKKIFEKVGEATETALCCLVEKMNVFNTNVKNLTKIERANACCSVIKQLMNKKFTLEFSRDRKSMSVYCTPSKGDGGAKMFVKGAPEGVIDRCAYVRVGTTRVPLTSSIKEKILAVIKDWGCGRDTLRCLALATRDSPLKPEEMVLEDATKFADYETDLTFVGCVGMLDPPRKEVMGSIVQCRQAGIRVIMITGDNKGTAIAICRRIGIFKEDEDVSDKAYTGREFDDLPSHEQGEAVRRACCFARVEPAHKSKIVEFLQSYDDITAMTGDGVNDAPALKKAEIGIAMGSGTAVAKSASEMVLADDNFSSIVAAVEEGRAIYNNMKQFIRYLISSNVGEVVCIFLTAALGLPEALIPVQLLWVNLVTDGLPATALGFNPPDLDIMGKPPRSPKEPLISGWLFFRYMAIGGYVGAATVGGAAWWFLYDSTGPGVSYYQLSHFMQCCDENEDFAGLDCHIFEAAPPMTMALSVLVTIEMCNALNSLSENQSLLRMPPWSNWWLLSAMTLSMSLHFMIIYVDPLPMIFKLTHLSVEQWLMVLKLSFPVILIDEVLKFAARNYVETGTIQQ; this is translated from the exons ATGGAGAACGCTCACATGAAGCTCCCGGCCGAGTGCCTGACGCACTTTGGTGTGAGCGAGGTCAGCGGCCTGACCCCCGACCAGTTCAAGAAGAACCTGGACAAGTATGGCTACAATG AGTTGCCGGCTGAAATTG gtAAGAGCGTGTGGGAGCTGATCGTAGAGCAGTTCGAGGACCTGCTCGTCAGGATCCTGCTGCTGGCTGCTTGCATCTCTTTT GTGCTGGCCTGGTTCGAGGAAGGTGAGGAGACCATCACCGCCTTCGTGGAGCCCTTCGTCATCCTTCTTATCCTGATCGCCAATGCCATCGTCGGAGTGTGGCAG GAACGTAACGCAGAAGACGCCATTGAGGCTCTCAAGGAGTACGAGCCCGAGTTGGGAAAAGTCTACCGCTCTGACAGGAAGAGTGTGCAGATTATCAAGGCCAGAGAAATTGTCCCTGGAGATATCGTGGAGGTGTCCG TTGGTGACAAAGTCCCCGCTGACATCAGGCTTGTTACAATCAAGTCCACCACCCTGCGTGTTGACCAGTCCATCCTCACTG GTGAGTCCGTCAGTGTGATCAAGCACACTGAGGCCGTCCCAGACATCAGAGCTGTCAACCAGGACAAGAAGAACATGCTTTTCTCT GGCACCAACATCGCCGCTGGCAAGGCCATCGGTGTGGTTGTGTCCACCGGAGTCTCCACTGAGATTGGCAAGATCCGTGACCAGATGGCCGCCACCGAGCAGGAGAAGACTCCTCTGCAGGCCAAGATGGACGAGTTCGGCGAGCAGCTGTCCAAGGTCATCTCCCTTATCTGCGTTGCTGTCTGGGCCATCAACATTGGCCACTTCAACGACCCCGTCCACGGAGGCTCATGGATCCGCGGCGCCGTCTACTACTTCAAGATCGCTGTGGCTCTGGCCGTGGCTGCCATCCCTGAGG GTCTGCCCGCTGTCATCACCACCTGCCTGGCCCTCGGTACCCGCCGTATGGCTAAGAAGAACGCCATCGTCAGAAGCCTGCCCTCTGTGGAGACTCTTGGCTGCACCTCCGTCATCTGCTCCGACAAAACTGGAACCCTCACCACCAACCAGATGTGTGTGACCAAG ATGTTCATTGTCAAGTCTGTTGAAGGCGAGCATGTTGACCTGGACGCTTTCGATATCTCTGGATCTAAGTACACCCCCGAGGGCGAGGT TTCCCAGGGCGGTGCCAAGACCAACTGCAGCGCTTACGACGGCCTGGTTGAGCTGTCCaccatctgctccctgtgcaaCGACTCCTCTCTGGATTACAACGAG ACCAAGAAGATCTTTGAGAAGGTCGGTGAGGCTACTGAGACCGCCCTGTGCTGCCTGGTTGAGAAGATGAACGTGTTCAACACCAACGTGAAGAACCTTACCAAGATTGAAAGAGCCAACGCCTGCTGCTCC GTGATCAAGCAGCTCATGAACAAGAAGTTCACCCTGGAGTTCTCCCGTGACAGGAAGTCCATGTCCGTGTACTGCACCCCCAGCAAGGGTGACGGTGGCGCCAAGATGTTCGTGAAG GGTGCCCCAGAgggtgtgattgacaggtgcgCATATGTGCGTGTTGGCACCACCCGCGTGCCCCTGACCAGCTCCATCAAGGAGAAGATCCTGGCTGTCATCAAAGACTGGGGTTGCGGCCGTGACACCCTGCGTTGTCTGGCCCTGGCCACACGTGACTCCCCACTGAAGCCAGAAGAGATGGTCCTTGAGGACGCCACCAAGTTCGCTGACTACGAG ACTGATCTGACCTTTGTTGGCTGCGTGGGTATGCTGGATCCCCCCCGTAAGGAGGTCATGGGCTCCATTGTGCAGTGCAGACAGGCTGGAATCCGTGTCATTATGATCACTG GTGATAACAAGGGAACCGCCATCGCTATCTGCCGCCGTATTGGCATCTTCAAGGAGGACGAGGATGTTTCCGACAAGGCCTACACCGGACGTGAGTTTGACGATCTGCCCAGCCATGAACAGGGAGAGGCCGTGCGCAGAGCTTGCTGCTTTGCCCGTGTGGAGCCAGCCCACAAGTCCAAGATTGTGGAGTTCCTGCAGAGCTACGATGATATTACTGCTATG ACTGGTGATGGTGTGAACGATGCCCCTGCCCTGAAGAAGGCCGAGATCGGCATCGCCATGGGCTCTGGCACTGCTGTTGCCAAGTCTGCCTCTGAGATGGTCCTGGCTGACGACAACTTCTCTTCCATTGTGGCTGCTGTTGAGGAGGGCAGAGCCATCTACAACAACATGAAGCAGTTCATCCGCTACCTCATCTCCTCCAACGTTGGTGAGGTCGTCTG TATCTTCCTGACTGCCGCTCTCGGTCTGCCCGAGGCCCTGATCCCCGTCCAGCTGCTGTGGGTCAACCTGGTGACTGACGGTCTGCCCGCCACCGCTCTTGGCTTCAACCCCCCGGATCTGGACATCATGGGCAAGCCCCCACGTTCCCCCAAGGAGCCCCTGATCTCTGGCTGGCTGTTCTTCAGATACATGGCTATCGGTG GATACGTCGGTGCCGCCACTGTCGGTGGAGCTGCCTGGTGGTTCCTGTACGATAGCACTGGTCCCGGTGTCTCCTACTACCAGCTG TCCCACTTCATGCAGTGCTGCGATGAGAACGAGGACTTCGCCGGACTTGACTGCCACATCTTTGAAGCCGCTCCTCCCATGACCATGGCCCTGTCTGTGCTGGTCACCATTGAGATGTGCAACGCCCTCAACAG CTTGTCTGAGAATCAGTCTCTGCTGCGCATGCCCCCATGGAGCAACTGGTGGCTGCTTTCCGCCATGACCCTGTCCATGTCCCTTCACTTCATGATCATCTATGTTGACCCCCTGCCC ATGATCTTCAAGTTGACCCATCTGAGTGTTGAGCAGTGGCTCATGGTCCTGAAGCTTTCCTTCCCCGTCATCTTGATTGATGAGGTCCTGAAGTTCGCCGCCCGTAACTACGTTGAGa caGGCACAATACAACAATAG
- the LOC133931685 gene encoding serine/threonine-protein phosphatase alpha-2 isoform-like codes for MAEADKLNIDSIIQRLLEVKGSRPGKNVQLTENEIRGLCLKSREIFLSQPILLELEAPLKICGDVHGQYYDLLRLFEYGGFPPESNYLFLGDYVDRGKQSLETICLLLAYKIKYPENFFLLRGNHECASINRIYGFYDECKRRYNIKLWKTFTDCFNCLPVAAIVDEKIFCCHGGLSPDLQSMEQVRRVMRPTDVPDQGLLCDLLWADPDKDVLGWGENDRGVSFTFGADVVTKFLHKHDMDLICRAHQVVEDGYEFFAKRQLVTLFSAPNYCGEFDNAGAMMSVDETLMCSFQILKPADKKLFYGGGGGMGSGRPVTPPRKAKK; via the exons ATGGCCGAAGCCGACAAGTTGAACATCGACTCCATTATACAGCGTCTGCTGGAAG TGAAAGGCTCCAGACCTGGCAAAAATGTTCAACTGACAGAGAATGAAATCCGTGGTCTCTGCCTCAAATCCCGGGAGATCTTCCTCAGCCAGCCAATCCTGCTCGAACTCGAGGCGCCACTCAAGATTTGTG GTGATGTCCATGGGCAGTACTATGATCTCCTGAGGCTGTTCGAGTATGGGGGCTTTCCACCAGAGAGCAACTACCTGTTCCTGGGGGACTACGTAGACCGAGGCAAACAGTCCCTGGAGACCATCTGCCTGTTGCTGGCCTACAAGATCAAATACCCAGAAAACTTCTTTCTGCTGAGGGGAAACCACGAGTGCGCCTCCATTAACAGAATATATGGCTTCTATGATGAGT GTAAGAGGCGGTACAACATAAAGCTGTGGAAGACCTTCACCGACTGCTTCAACTGTTTGCCTGTTGCCGCCATTGTTGACGAGAAGATCTTCTGTTGCCATGGAG GCCTGTCACCAGACCTCCAGTCTATGGAGCAGGTGCGACGGGTCATGCGTCCCACTGATGTGCCTGACCAGGGCCTCCTCTGCGACCTGCTGTGGGCCGACCCGGACAAGGACGTGCTGGGCTGGGGCGAGAACGACCGCGGAGTCTCCTTCACGTTCGGCGCCGACGTCGTCACAAAGTTCCTCCACAAACACGACATGGACCTTATTTGTCGGGCCCATCAG GTGGTCGAGGACGGATATGAGTTTTTTGCGAAGAGGCAGCTGGTGACGCTGTTCTCTGCTCCTAACTACTGCGGAGAGTTCGACAACGCCGGAGCCATGATGAGCGTAGACGAGACCCTCATGTGCTCATTCCAG attCTCAAACCTGCAGACAAGAAGCTCTTCTACGGTGGTGGAGGGGGAATGGGCTCTGGCCGCCCAGTCACTCCCCCAAGGAAAGCTAAGAAATGA
- the atp2a1l gene encoding ATPase sarcoplasmic/endoplasmic reticulum Ca2+ transporting 1, like isoform X2 — protein MENAHMKLPAECLTHFGVSEVSGLTPDQFKKNLDKYGYNELPAEIGKSVWELIVEQFEDLLVRILLLAACISFVLAWFEEGEETITAFVEPFVILLILIANAIVGVWQERNAEDAIEALKEYEPELGKVYRSDRKSVQIIKAREIVPGDIVEVSVGDKVPADIRLVTIKSTTLRVDQSILTGESVSVIKHTEAVPDIRAVNQDKKNMLFSGTNIAAGKAIGVVVSTGVSTEIGKIRDQMAATEQEKTPLQAKMDEFGEQLSKVISLICVAVWAINIGHFNDPVHGGSWIRGAVYYFKIAVALAVAAIPEGLPAVITTCLALGTRRMAKKNAIVRSLPSVETLGCTSVICSDKTGTLTTNQMCVTKMFIVKSVEGEHVDLDAFDISGSKYTPEGEVSQGGAKTNCSAYDGLVELSTICSLCNDSSLDYNETKKIFEKVGEATETALCCLVEKMNVFNTNVKNLTKIERANACCSVIKQLMNKKFTLEFSRDRKSMSVYCTPSKGDGGAKMFVKGAPEGVIDRCAYVRVGTTRVPLTSSIKEKILAVIKDWGCGRDTLRCLALATRDSPLKPEEMVLEDATKFADYETDLTFVGCVGMLDPPRKEVMGSIVQCRQAGIRVIMITGDNKGTAIAICRRIGIFKEDEDVSDKAYTGREFDDLPSHEQGEAVRRACCFARVEPAHKSKIVEFLQSYDDITAMTGDGVNDAPALKKAEIGIAMGSGTAVAKSASEMVLADDNFSSIVAAVEEGRAIYNNMKQFIRYLISSNVGEVVCIFLTAALGLPEALIPVQLLWVNLVTDGLPATALGFNPPDLDIMGKPPRSPKEPLISGWLFFRYMAIGGYVGAATVGGAAWWFLYDSTGPGVSYYQLSHFMQCCDENEDFAGLDCHIFEAAPPMTMALSVLVTIEMCNALNSLSENQSLLRMPPWSNWWLLSAMTLSMSLHFMIIYVDPLPMIFKLTHLSVEQWLMVLKLSFPVILIDEVLKFAARNYVEKI, from the exons ATGGAGAACGCTCACATGAAGCTCCCGGCCGAGTGCCTGACGCACTTTGGTGTGAGCGAGGTCAGCGGCCTGACCCCCGACCAGTTCAAGAAGAACCTGGACAAGTATGGCTACAATG AGTTGCCGGCTGAAATTG gtAAGAGCGTGTGGGAGCTGATCGTAGAGCAGTTCGAGGACCTGCTCGTCAGGATCCTGCTGCTGGCTGCTTGCATCTCTTTT GTGCTGGCCTGGTTCGAGGAAGGTGAGGAGACCATCACCGCCTTCGTGGAGCCCTTCGTCATCCTTCTTATCCTGATCGCCAATGCCATCGTCGGAGTGTGGCAG GAACGTAACGCAGAAGACGCCATTGAGGCTCTCAAGGAGTACGAGCCCGAGTTGGGAAAAGTCTACCGCTCTGACAGGAAGAGTGTGCAGATTATCAAGGCCAGAGAAATTGTCCCTGGAGATATCGTGGAGGTGTCCG TTGGTGACAAAGTCCCCGCTGACATCAGGCTTGTTACAATCAAGTCCACCACCCTGCGTGTTGACCAGTCCATCCTCACTG GTGAGTCCGTCAGTGTGATCAAGCACACTGAGGCCGTCCCAGACATCAGAGCTGTCAACCAGGACAAGAAGAACATGCTTTTCTCT GGCACCAACATCGCCGCTGGCAAGGCCATCGGTGTGGTTGTGTCCACCGGAGTCTCCACTGAGATTGGCAAGATCCGTGACCAGATGGCCGCCACCGAGCAGGAGAAGACTCCTCTGCAGGCCAAGATGGACGAGTTCGGCGAGCAGCTGTCCAAGGTCATCTCCCTTATCTGCGTTGCTGTCTGGGCCATCAACATTGGCCACTTCAACGACCCCGTCCACGGAGGCTCATGGATCCGCGGCGCCGTCTACTACTTCAAGATCGCTGTGGCTCTGGCCGTGGCTGCCATCCCTGAGG GTCTGCCCGCTGTCATCACCACCTGCCTGGCCCTCGGTACCCGCCGTATGGCTAAGAAGAACGCCATCGTCAGAAGCCTGCCCTCTGTGGAGACTCTTGGCTGCACCTCCGTCATCTGCTCCGACAAAACTGGAACCCTCACCACCAACCAGATGTGTGTGACCAAG ATGTTCATTGTCAAGTCTGTTGAAGGCGAGCATGTTGACCTGGACGCTTTCGATATCTCTGGATCTAAGTACACCCCCGAGGGCGAGGT TTCCCAGGGCGGTGCCAAGACCAACTGCAGCGCTTACGACGGCCTGGTTGAGCTGTCCaccatctgctccctgtgcaaCGACTCCTCTCTGGATTACAACGAG ACCAAGAAGATCTTTGAGAAGGTCGGTGAGGCTACTGAGACCGCCCTGTGCTGCCTGGTTGAGAAGATGAACGTGTTCAACACCAACGTGAAGAACCTTACCAAGATTGAAAGAGCCAACGCCTGCTGCTCC GTGATCAAGCAGCTCATGAACAAGAAGTTCACCCTGGAGTTCTCCCGTGACAGGAAGTCCATGTCCGTGTACTGCACCCCCAGCAAGGGTGACGGTGGCGCCAAGATGTTCGTGAAG GGTGCCCCAGAgggtgtgattgacaggtgcgCATATGTGCGTGTTGGCACCACCCGCGTGCCCCTGACCAGCTCCATCAAGGAGAAGATCCTGGCTGTCATCAAAGACTGGGGTTGCGGCCGTGACACCCTGCGTTGTCTGGCCCTGGCCACACGTGACTCCCCACTGAAGCCAGAAGAGATGGTCCTTGAGGACGCCACCAAGTTCGCTGACTACGAG ACTGATCTGACCTTTGTTGGCTGCGTGGGTATGCTGGATCCCCCCCGTAAGGAGGTCATGGGCTCCATTGTGCAGTGCAGACAGGCTGGAATCCGTGTCATTATGATCACTG GTGATAACAAGGGAACCGCCATCGCTATCTGCCGCCGTATTGGCATCTTCAAGGAGGACGAGGATGTTTCCGACAAGGCCTACACCGGACGTGAGTTTGACGATCTGCCCAGCCATGAACAGGGAGAGGCCGTGCGCAGAGCTTGCTGCTTTGCCCGTGTGGAGCCAGCCCACAAGTCCAAGATTGTGGAGTTCCTGCAGAGCTACGATGATATTACTGCTATG ACTGGTGATGGTGTGAACGATGCCCCTGCCCTGAAGAAGGCCGAGATCGGCATCGCCATGGGCTCTGGCACTGCTGTTGCCAAGTCTGCCTCTGAGATGGTCCTGGCTGACGACAACTTCTCTTCCATTGTGGCTGCTGTTGAGGAGGGCAGAGCCATCTACAACAACATGAAGCAGTTCATCCGCTACCTCATCTCCTCCAACGTTGGTGAGGTCGTCTG TATCTTCCTGACTGCCGCTCTCGGTCTGCCCGAGGCCCTGATCCCCGTCCAGCTGCTGTGGGTCAACCTGGTGACTGACGGTCTGCCCGCCACCGCTCTTGGCTTCAACCCCCCGGATCTGGACATCATGGGCAAGCCCCCACGTTCCCCCAAGGAGCCCCTGATCTCTGGCTGGCTGTTCTTCAGATACATGGCTATCGGTG GATACGTCGGTGCCGCCACTGTCGGTGGAGCTGCCTGGTGGTTCCTGTACGATAGCACTGGTCCCGGTGTCTCCTACTACCAGCTG TCCCACTTCATGCAGTGCTGCGATGAGAACGAGGACTTCGCCGGACTTGACTGCCACATCTTTGAAGCCGCTCCTCCCATGACCATGGCCCTGTCTGTGCTGGTCACCATTGAGATGTGCAACGCCCTCAACAG CTTGTCTGAGAATCAGTCTCTGCTGCGCATGCCCCCATGGAGCAACTGGTGGCTGCTTTCCGCCATGACCCTGTCCATGTCCCTTCACTTCATGATCATCTATGTTGACCCCCTGCCC ATGATCTTCAAGTTGACCCATCTGAGTGTTGAGCAGTGGCTCATGGTCCTGAAGCTTTCCTTCCCCGTCATCTTGATTGATGAGGTCCTGAAGTTCGCCGCCCGTAACTACGTTGAGa AGATTTAA